One region of Sphingomonas hengshuiensis genomic DNA includes:
- a CDS encoding polysaccharide biosynthesis/export family protein, with product MRADLTIPARPYVIGPSDQLTVEVFGIDELSKNVTVDLTGQIALPMVGALKVSGMTADELTAELVTRFRQAHVRNPQVTVNIVTAASQVITVDGSVATPGIYPLVGRMSLMRAIARASGTTEFARENYVVVFRNVEGKRYAALYDLRAIRQGIYEDPEIFSNDLIYVGDDQARRVFRDLVTAAPLITTPLIYLITQ from the coding sequence GTGCGCGCCGACCTGACGATTCCGGCGCGGCCCTATGTCATCGGCCCGTCGGACCAGTTGACGGTCGAGGTTTTCGGCATCGACGAACTCAGCAAGAATGTCACGGTCGACCTGACCGGGCAGATCGCTCTGCCGATGGTCGGCGCACTCAAGGTTTCCGGCATGACTGCCGACGAACTCACCGCCGAACTGGTCACCCGGTTTCGTCAGGCGCATGTCCGCAACCCGCAGGTCACGGTCAACATCGTCACCGCGGCCAGCCAGGTCATCACCGTCGACGGTTCGGTCGCCACGCCGGGAATCTATCCCCTGGTCGGGCGGATGTCGCTGATGCGGGCTATCGCGCGCGCGTCGGGCACTACCGAATTCGCCCGCGAGAATTATGTGGTCGTGTTCCGCAACGTCGAGGGCAAGCGCTACGCCGCGCTCTATGACCTGCGCGCGATCCGGCAGGGGATATATGAGGATCCCGAAATCTTCTCGAATGACCTGATCTATGTCGGCGACGACCAGGCACGGCGCGTCTTCCGCGATCTCGTGACGGCCGCGCCGTTGATCACCACACCGCTGATCTATCTGATCACCCAGTAA
- a CDS encoding glycosyltransferase family 2 protein: MRAIGHACHIEVTDLLYRPDDQTRLSIVIPTLNAGRYLSTLLPALERQNIAPERYLVIDSQSQDETRNAFRDFGATVVEIDRRTFNHGGTRQRAVEMRPEAEIIVMMTQDAIPQGGDAILRLVDAFADPGTGMAYGRQLPRTVARGIERHARLINYPAHSEVRELKDRDRSGVKTVFCSDSFAAYRRSALDQAGGFPEDAFFAEDQLVAARMLIDGWRIAYRGDAEVVHSHGYTMMEEFRRYFDVGVFHGRNRWLIETFGAAEGEGLRFVKSELAYLARHDPTQLPSAIIRTFAKYAGYKMGSREALLSNRWKRRLSMQPFYWQDPK; the protein is encoded by the coding sequence ATGCGGGCCATTGGTCACGCGTGCCATATCGAGGTGACGGACTTGCTATATCGGCCTGACGATCAAACGCGATTATCGATCGTTATTCCCACTCTCAACGCAGGCAGATATCTGTCGACGCTGCTGCCCGCGCTGGAACGCCAGAATATTGCGCCCGAACGGTACCTCGTCATAGATTCCCAGTCGCAGGACGAAACCCGTAACGCGTTCCGGGATTTCGGCGCCACGGTAGTCGAGATCGATCGGCGGACGTTCAATCATGGCGGCACCCGCCAACGCGCAGTTGAGATGCGACCCGAGGCCGAGATCATCGTCATGATGACGCAGGACGCGATCCCCCAGGGGGGCGATGCGATCCTCCGCCTGGTCGATGCCTTTGCGGATCCGGGCACAGGCATGGCGTATGGGCGGCAATTGCCCCGCACGGTTGCGCGCGGGATAGAGCGTCATGCGCGGCTGATAAACTATCCCGCGCACTCGGAAGTGCGCGAGCTGAAGGATCGCGATCGCAGCGGCGTCAAAACGGTCTTCTGCTCCGATTCCTTTGCTGCCTACCGACGAAGTGCGCTCGATCAGGCCGGAGGCTTTCCGGAGGATGCGTTCTTTGCCGAGGACCAGCTCGTTGCCGCACGTATGCTCATCGATGGCTGGCGCATCGCCTATCGCGGCGACGCCGAAGTCGTGCACAGCCACGGCTATACGATGATGGAGGAGTTTCGTCGCTATTTCGATGTCGGCGTATTCCATGGGCGCAACCGCTGGCTGATCGAAACCTTTGGTGCCGCCGAGGGCGAGGGGCTTCGCTTCGTCAAATCGGAACTTGCCTATCTGGCACGACACGATCCCACCCAACTACCCTCTGCAATCATCCGGACCTTTGCCAAATATGCCGGCTACAAGATGGGAAGCAGAGAGGCCCTATTGTCGAACCGCTGGAAGCGGCGCTTGTCGATGCAGCCATTTTATTGGCAGGATCCGAAATGA
- a CDS encoding exopolysaccharide biosynthesis polyprenyl glycosylphosphotransferase, translated as MLGKNGIGSVQIGTQHSWVDEDCNIERVTSKRGVRMRLLTTLAFIDIAMICAGLTFVAWMYLGQANNPRLVTFLCLVLPIYYLTAIRQQAYRPASVIRASRSTRRACLSFLTAVLIVISITFIIKSSDNLSRGISIGGTLASCLLLSLGRYLFAHHAFSALNGSPESEVVLVDNFAPPQGCTAFKIDVEALNIRPDINDPVMLDRIGSLIHEADRVIVACHPERRSEWSLALKGAGVNVEVLMPELDAIGAISTTRYYDVATTLIATGPLNAVDSIIKRLFDLAVAIPAIIILSPLMIVVALLIRLDSPGNVLFTQMRIGKGNRMFRMFKFRSMRTDLLDHNASKLTTRNDARVTRIGKFIRKTSIDELPQLLNVLRGDMSIVGPRPHATGALAGDALYWEVTSHYWSRHAVKPGLTGLAQVRGFRGNTETGDDLVNRLQADLAYLESWTIWRDVMLVFQTFRVLTHRNAF; from the coding sequence ATGCTAGGTAAAAATGGCATCGGATCGGTCCAGATTGGCACTCAACATAGTTGGGTGGATGAGGACTGCAATATCGAAAGGGTGACCTCCAAGCGCGGCGTCCGGATGCGGCTTCTTACGACGCTCGCGTTTATCGATATCGCCATGATATGCGCTGGCTTGACGTTCGTGGCCTGGATGTACCTTGGGCAGGCAAACAACCCGCGCCTGGTGACCTTTCTGTGCCTGGTCCTTCCCATCTATTACCTGACCGCCATCCGGCAACAGGCCTACCGACCGGCGAGCGTCATCCGCGCGTCGCGTAGTACCCGGCGTGCCTGCCTGTCCTTTCTGACTGCGGTGCTGATCGTCATCAGCATAACCTTCATCATCAAATCCTCCGACAACCTGTCTCGCGGCATCTCCATCGGCGGAACACTGGCGAGTTGCCTGCTTCTGTCGCTGGGTCGCTATCTCTTTGCGCACCATGCCTTTTCGGCATTGAACGGCAGCCCTGAAAGCGAAGTGGTGCTGGTCGACAATTTCGCGCCGCCGCAAGGCTGCACGGCGTTCAAGATCGATGTCGAGGCGCTGAATATTCGCCCCGACATCAACGATCCCGTGATGCTCGACCGGATCGGCAGCCTGATCCATGAGGCCGATCGGGTGATCGTCGCGTGCCATCCCGAACGGCGTTCCGAATGGTCGCTTGCCCTCAAGGGGGCCGGGGTCAATGTCGAGGTGCTGATGCCCGAGCTGGACGCGATCGGCGCCATCAGCACCACGCGCTATTATGACGTCGCGACAACGCTGATCGCCACCGGTCCGCTGAATGCCGTCGACAGCATCATAAAGCGGTTGTTCGACCTTGCCGTCGCAATCCCGGCCATCATCATCCTGTCGCCGCTCATGATCGTCGTGGCGCTTCTGATCCGGCTCGATTCTCCAGGGAATGTGTTGTTCACGCAGATGCGGATCGGCAAGGGCAACCGCATGTTCCGGATGTTCAAGTTCCGAAGCATGCGCACCGACCTGCTCGATCACAACGCCAGCAAGCTAACCACGCGCAACGACGCGCGCGTCACGCGCATCGGCAAATTCATCCGCAAGACCAGCATCGACGAGCTTCCCCAGCTGCTCAACGTGCTGCGCGGCGACATGAGCATCGTCGGTCCGCGACCGCACGCGACGGGTGCCCTGGCCGGGGATGCGCTGTATTGGGAAGTGACCTCGCATTATTGGAGCCGCCATGCCGTGAAGCCCGGCCTCACCGGCCTTGCCCAGGTGCGGGGCTTCCGCGGCAACACCGAGACCGGCGACGACCTGGTCAACAGGCTGCAGGCCGACCTCGCCTATCTCGAATCCTGGACGATCTGGCGCGATGTCATGCTCGTGTTCCAGACCTTCCGCGTACTGACTCACCGCAACGCATTCTGA
- a CDS encoding O-antigen ligase family protein: MPPIPIIAFAIFGLAVAFTGGSSRPDNIWLLGLRPIAVLCIVAMLLTARPDWRSIRPLPLLLALFATTIAIQLVPLPSAIWQSLPGRETYTRVAQALGGAGQWHPLALSPDRTWNSLIALMVPFGIMLGFLLLNERQRRLLLLPVLGTIAFSMLLGVAQIASGGSSMLYWYKISGHDQLIGLLANRNHQGAMLAMALPLIRAWTLFPTRSPQESRHRLLMGLAAAAVILLYILVLGSRAGLVLAVVGLVAALLVAPTLGATRLSVRARWLAAGGFAVGIAAIVVLVLSMDRAVAIGRLVDDDLSTEGRLAALPTLLRIVGDTFPFGTGFGSFVPVYASYEPDALLKTTYFNNAHNDLIELVITGGLPALAVFLAFFVWWLWTSWRRFTSPARSQSWRALHRAASFAILVLLLASIADYPLRTPLLGAVFTLLCCWLAYTPANGTSDSHD, from the coding sequence GTGCCGCCCATCCCGATAATCGCCTTTGCGATATTCGGGCTTGCCGTCGCGTTCACGGGCGGATCTTCGCGGCCAGACAATATCTGGCTATTGGGCCTGCGCCCGATCGCGGTGCTATGCATCGTTGCAATGCTGCTGACGGCGCGTCCGGATTGGCGCAGCATTCGTCCGCTGCCTCTGTTGCTGGCACTATTTGCTACGACGATAGCGATCCAGCTTGTGCCGCTTCCCTCGGCGATATGGCAGAGCCTGCCAGGCAGGGAAACCTATACCCGCGTAGCCCAGGCTCTGGGCGGCGCCGGACAATGGCATCCACTGGCGCTATCCCCCGACCGCACATGGAATAGCCTTATCGCGCTGATGGTACCGTTCGGAATCATGCTGGGCTTTCTCCTGTTGAACGAACGCCAGCGCCGCCTGCTGCTGCTCCCCGTTCTGGGAACGATAGCGTTCAGCATGCTGCTAGGCGTCGCGCAGATCGCCAGCGGCGGCTCTTCGATGCTCTATTGGTACAAGATCAGCGGGCATGATCAGTTGATAGGCCTGCTCGCAAATCGCAACCACCAAGGCGCGATGCTCGCAATGGCGCTACCACTGATCAGGGCCTGGACGCTCTTTCCGACTCGGAGCCCTCAGGAAAGTCGGCATCGCCTGCTCATGGGGCTGGCGGCTGCCGCCGTGATCCTACTCTACATTCTGGTCCTCGGCTCGCGGGCCGGGTTGGTGCTGGCAGTGGTCGGACTGGTCGCGGCGCTTCTGGTCGCGCCGACCTTGGGCGCGACACGACTTTCAGTGCGGGCGCGCTGGCTGGCAGCGGGCGGGTTCGCGGTCGGAATTGCCGCGATCGTGGTATTGGTCCTGAGCATGGATCGCGCGGTCGCGATCGGGCGCCTCGTCGACGATGACCTGAGCACCGAGGGCCGCCTGGCCGCGCTGCCCACACTGCTGCGCATCGTGGGCGACACGTTCCCGTTCGGCACCGGCTTCGGATCCTTCGTGCCGGTCTATGCCAGCTATGAACCCGATGCGCTGCTCAAGACTACCTATTTCAACAACGCCCATAACGACCTGATCGAACTGGTGATCACCGGAGGCCTGCCGGCGCTGGCAGTGTTTCTGGCCTTCTTCGTCTGGTGGCTATGGACGAGCTGGCGGCGCTTCACCTCCCCTGCCCGATCGCAGAGCTGGCGCGCACTGCACCGTGCCGCGTCCTTTGCGATCCTCGTCCTTTTGCTGGCCAGCATTGCCGATTATCCGCTGCGCACCCCTCTGCTCGGCGCCGTCTTCACACTGCTGTGCTGCTGGCTGGCATATACCCCTGCGAATGGAACGTCCGACTCCCATGACTGA
- the rfbC gene encoding dTDP-4-dehydrorhamnose 3,5-epimerase, which translates to MTENPVQLLRPKRFGDARGWFTEVYSVPVFEALGIGCTFVQDNHSLSVPAFTLRGLHFQVPPRGQDKLVRCVRGAIFDVAVDVRRGSPTYGKWVGAELNAENGHQLFIPIGFAHGFVTLEPDCEVSYKCSDTYAPQQDGGIRWDDPAIGIEWPLPAGAVPELSPKDAVQPLLADFDSPFPYDGRPLAPLA; encoded by the coding sequence ATGACTGAAAACCCCGTCCAGCTCCTCCGCCCCAAGCGCTTCGGCGATGCCCGTGGGTGGTTCACCGAAGTCTATTCGGTGCCCGTGTTCGAAGCGCTCGGCATCGGCTGCACCTTCGTCCAGGACAATCATTCGCTGTCGGTCCCCGCCTTCACGCTGCGCGGGCTGCATTTCCAGGTGCCGCCGCGCGGGCAGGACAAGCTGGTGCGGTGCGTTCGCGGGGCGATCTTCGACGTGGCGGTCGATGTGCGGCGCGGGTCGCCCACTTATGGTAAATGGGTCGGTGCCGAACTGAACGCCGAGAACGGGCATCAGCTCTTTATCCCGATCGGCTTCGCGCACGGCTTCGTCACGCTCGAGCCCGATTGCGAAGTCAGCTATAAATGCTCGGACACCTATGCCCCGCAGCAGGATGGCGGCATCCGCTGGGACGATCCGGCGATTGGCATAGAATGGCCCCTCCCCGCCGGCGCGGTGCCCGAGCTGTCGCCCAAGGACGCCGTGCAGCCGCTGCTGGCCGATTTCGACAGTCCCTTTCCCTATGACGGGCGCCCGCTGGCCCCGCTCGCCTGA
- the rfbB gene encoding dTDP-glucose 4,6-dehydratase, with amino-acid sequence MRIFVTGGAGFIGSALVRHLIANTSHEVLNFDKLTYAGTLTTVDGVAQSNRYRFVQADICDAEAVRAAIAEFRPDVITHLAAESHVDRSIDGPGAFIQTNMVGTYTMLAEARAYWLGLEPEAKAAFRFHHISTDEVYGSLGDTGLFTEETPYDPRSPYSASKAGSDHLVSAWGHTYGLPVLITNCSNNYGPYHFPEKLIPLMIAKALDGETLPIYGKGDQVRDWLYVEDHVRALQTVFERGEPGRTYNIGGHNERQNIEVVQTLCAILDELRPRADGQPYAAQMAEVADRPGHDKRYAIDAARIGAELGWHPAETFESGIRKTVEWYLANEGWWRPLVAAKAAERRGVAA; translated from the coding sequence ATGCGCATTTTCGTCACCGGCGGGGCCGGCTTCATCGGCTCGGCGCTCGTCCGCCACCTGATCGCGAATACGAGCCATGAAGTGCTCAATTTCGACAAGCTGACCTATGCCGGCACGCTGACCACGGTCGACGGAGTCGCGCAGTCGAACCGCTATCGCTTCGTCCAGGCCGATATCTGCGATGCCGAGGCGGTGCGCGCGGCGATCGCCGAGTTCCGGCCTGACGTCATCACCCATCTCGCGGCCGAAAGCCATGTCGACCGTTCGATCGACGGGCCCGGCGCGTTCATCCAGACCAATATGGTCGGCACCTATACGATGCTGGCCGAGGCGCGCGCCTATTGGCTGGGGCTGGAGCCCGAGGCAAAGGCGGCGTTCCGCTTCCACCATATCTCGACCGACGAGGTCTACGGCTCGCTCGGCGACACCGGGCTGTTCACCGAGGAAACGCCCTATGACCCGCGCTCGCCCTATTCGGCGAGCAAGGCGGGGTCGGACCATCTCGTATCGGCATGGGGCCACACCTATGGCCTGCCGGTGCTGATCACCAATTGCTCGAACAATTACGGGCCGTATCACTTCCCCGAAAAGCTCATTCCGCTGATGATCGCCAAGGCGCTGGATGGCGAGACGCTGCCGATCTACGGCAAGGGCGACCAGGTCCGCGACTGGCTCTATGTCGAGGACCATGTCCGCGCGCTGCAAACGGTGTTCGAGCGCGGGGAGCCGGGGCGAACCTATAATATCGGCGGGCATAATGAGCGCCAGAATATCGAAGTGGTGCAGACGCTCTGCGCGATCCTCGACGAGCTGCGCCCGCGCGCCGATGGCCAGCCCTATGCCGCGCAGATGGCCGAAGTCGCCGACCGGCCCGGGCACGACAAACGCTATGCGATCGACGCAGCGCGGATCGGTGCCGAACTGGGCTGGCACCCCGCCGAGACGTTCGAGAGCGGCATCCGCAAGACGGTGGAATGGTATCTGGCGAATGAGGGCTGGTGGCGCCCGCTGGTCGCCGCCAAGGCCGCCGAGCGCCGGGGCGTCGCCGCGTGA
- the rfbD gene encoding dTDP-4-dehydrorhamnose reductase has product MSTPRQILVTGANGQLGTELARLAWPDGFEVVALGRDALDLSDPAALAAKVAEHPWAAVINAAAYTAVDKAESDQVAAWTVNALAPAALAAACAAAGVPIVQVSTDYVFAGDRAGAWQVDDPVAPLGVYGASKLGGELAVRTSGARHAIVRTAWVVSAHGNNFVRTMLRVAPNNPVLRVVDDQSGSPTGAADLAQALATIAVRLAEDADAPVGTFHFSNEGAVTWAGFARAIFAQSGLRGGPVADVTPIATADYPTPARRPANSLLSTATLTAAYGIVPRPWDAALADILDELIGTRI; this is encoded by the coding sequence ATGTCTACACCTCGACAGATACTCGTCACCGGCGCGAACGGCCAGCTCGGCACCGAACTGGCCCGCCTCGCCTGGCCGGATGGCTTTGAAGTGGTCGCGCTGGGCCGCGACGCGCTCGACCTGTCCGATCCCGCCGCGCTAGCGGCCAAGGTGGCGGAACACCCCTGGGCCGCGGTGATCAACGCCGCCGCCTATACCGCAGTCGACAAGGCGGAGAGTGACCAGGTGGCGGCCTGGACCGTCAACGCGCTGGCCCCCGCCGCGCTTGCCGCCGCCTGCGCCGCGGCGGGCGTTCCGATCGTCCAGGTCTCGACCGACTATGTCTTCGCCGGCGACCGGGCCGGCGCGTGGCAAGTCGACGACCCCGTCGCCCCGCTCGGCGTCTATGGCGCGTCCAAGCTGGGCGGCGAGCTCGCAGTGCGGACCTCGGGCGCGCGCCACGCAATCGTGCGCACCGCCTGGGTGGTGAGCGCGCATGGCAACAACTTCGTCAGGACGATGCTGCGCGTCGCGCCGAACAACCCGGTGCTGCGCGTGGTCGACGACCAGAGCGGCAGCCCGACCGGCGCCGCCGATCTGGCGCAGGCGCTGGCGACGATCGCAGTGCGCCTGGCCGAGGATGCCGACGCGCCTGTCGGAACCTTCCATTTCAGCAATGAAGGCGCGGTCACCTGGGCCGGGTTCGCGCGCGCGATCTTCGCCCAGTCGGGGCTGCGCGGCGGCCCGGTGGCCGACGTCACGCCGATCGCCACCGCCGACTATCCCACCCCTGCCCGGCGCCCGGCCAATTCGCTGCTGAGCACCGCGACGCTCACTGCCGCCTATGGCATCGTGCCCCGCCCCTGGGACGCGGCGCTGGCCGACATCCTCGATGAACTGATCGGAACACGCATATGA
- the rfbA gene encoding glucose-1-phosphate thymidylyltransferase RfbA, with product MKGIILAGGSGTRLHPATLAVNKQLLPVYDKPMIYYPLSVLMLAGIREILIISSPEYLGNYRNLFGDGAGLGLAISYAEQPRPEGLAQAFTIGADFIGTDNVALVLGDNIFFGAHLTDLLASAVARTHGATVFSYRVEDPERYGVVELGEGGKALSIEEKPSAPKSNHAVTGLYFYDNRVVEMARTLAPSPRGELEITDINRLYMEAGDLFVEQMGRGYAWLDTGTHDSLLEASEFVRTLQHRQGIQIACLEEVAFEMGFIDADQARAAGERFAKTAYGRAILLAVEGRDSC from the coding sequence ATGAAGGGCATCATCCTGGCCGGTGGCTCGGGCACAAGGCTGCACCCGGCGACGCTGGCGGTGAACAAGCAGCTGTTGCCGGTCTATGACAAGCCGATGATCTATTATCCGCTGTCGGTGCTGATGCTCGCCGGAATCCGCGAGATACTGATCATCTCGAGCCCCGAATATCTGGGTAATTACCGCAATTTGTTCGGCGACGGCGCCGGGCTCGGCCTCGCCATCTCCTATGCCGAACAGCCCCGGCCCGAAGGGCTGGCACAGGCGTTCACGATCGGCGCGGACTTTATCGGCACCGATAACGTCGCGCTGGTGCTGGGCGACAATATCTTCTTCGGCGCGCATCTGACCGACCTGCTCGCCAGCGCGGTCGCGCGCACCCACGGCGCGACGGTGTTCAGCTACCGCGTCGAGGACCCCGAACGCTACGGCGTGGTCGAACTCGGCGAAGGCGGCAAGGCGCTGTCGATCGAGGAAAAGCCCAGCGCGCCCAAGTCCAACCATGCGGTGACCGGGCTGTATTTCTACGACAACCGCGTCGTGGAAATGGCCCGCACGCTGGCGCCCTCGCCGCGCGGCGAGCTCGAGATCACCGACATCAACCGGCTGTACATGGAAGCGGGCGATCTGTTCGTCGAACAGATGGGCCGCGGCTATGCGTGGCTCGACACCGGCACGCATGACAGCTTGTTGGAGGCCAGCGAGTTCGTCCGCACGCTCCAGCACCGCCAGGGCATCCAGATCGCGTGCCTCGAGGAAGTCGCCTTCGAAATGGGCTTTATCGACGCCGACCAGGCGCGGGCGGCGGGCGAGCGGTTCGCCAAGACCGCCTATGGGCGCGCGATCTTGCTGGCGGTGGAGGGGCGTGATAGCTGTTAA
- a CDS encoding 2OG-Fe(II) oxygenase — MTNRRNIADIIVSRLEAEKDRMKAQYAESRDRIGYFYIDDLLPEEMALAIHRQFPKPEAMKLKKSIREYKYIAAQMDQYDPILEESVYAFHDTRVVDLIKDICGIKSAYPDIHLYAGGISMMGKDQYLNPHIDNSHDKDRSRWRVLNLLYYVSPEWHEDNGGNLELWPSGVEQDQITVHSRFNRLAVMATHNDSWHSVSPITADDFRCCVSNYYFADEALKADDSFHVTSFRGRPEQKARDIVLRADAAARMAVRKIFAKGVVENKHVYKRDVD, encoded by the coding sequence ATGACCAACCGACGGAATATCGCAGACATTATCGTTTCTCGCCTTGAGGCTGAGAAGGATCGCATGAAGGCGCAATATGCCGAATCGCGCGATCGTATCGGATATTTCTACATCGATGATCTTTTGCCCGAAGAAATGGCTTTGGCGATACATCGCCAGTTTCCAAAACCGGAGGCGATGAAGCTGAAAAAGAGTATTCGTGAATATAAATATATCGCCGCGCAGATGGATCAATATGATCCCATCCTTGAAGAGAGCGTCTATGCTTTTCATGATACCCGTGTCGTAGATTTGATCAAGGACATATGCGGTATCAAATCCGCGTATCCCGACATTCATCTATATGCTGGCGGCATATCGATGATGGGCAAGGATCAGTACCTTAACCCGCACATCGATAATTCGCACGATAAAGATCGCTCGCGCTGGCGAGTCCTGAATCTTTTATACTATGTCAGCCCGGAGTGGCACGAAGATAACGGTGGTAATCTGGAGTTGTGGCCGAGTGGCGTCGAGCAAGATCAGATCACAGTCCATAGCCGCTTCAATCGCCTTGCCGTCATGGCTACGCATAACGACTCGTGGCATTCGGTCAGTCCGATCACGGCCGACGACTTTCGATGCTGTGTTTCCAATTATTATTTCGCCGACGAAGCTTTGAAGGCCGATGACAGCTTCCATGTCACGTCATTCCGTGGCCGGCCCGAGCAGAAAGCGCGCGATATCGTGCTCCGCGCCGATGCCGCTGCGCGGATGGCCGTGCGAAAGATATTCGCCAAGGGCGTGGTAGAGAACAAGCATGTCTATAAACGGGATGTAGACTGA